One Salvia miltiorrhiza cultivar Shanhuang (shh) chromosome 6, IMPLAD_Smil_shh, whole genome shotgun sequence genomic window, acgtcccgatatagtaataaagtcacaattttcagggagagagggagtaatatacaatatcacacaatcataaccttataatatgtcgagatgatatccaagaTATGTTGTAAATTACGGATCGGTCTCGTTTCCGTcggtatttttattttgaaaaaatatttatttattaattgttattattattattattattattattattattattattattttatcattcTAGCTTATGTAAATACGAAGTGCAACTGCAATGTTCCAAAATATTCAAAATCGAAACGAATACTATAAATATGCAGAATTTAGGACGATGGGGGAAGACCTAATCAAGTAGGGGATCGAGGACGACCCGACTGCCTCATATATTGCTCAAACATAGCCTTCCGCTCCTCGAGGGCTGCACGCCTTGCTTGTTCTTCAGTCATCCACTGCTCGAGGGCTACACGTGTTGCTCGCTCTGCAGCCAGGCGCTCCTCTACTTCGGAGATTCGTGTCTCGTACATCTGCTGAGACATCCCCGAAGTGACAGTGCAACTagtagaccccctactaacTGGCTCACACAggcacttccagtgccgtaCTGCCATGACCTCCCGGGATGTACGATGTCCAAgtagtgttggatttgtatactgaaagcaagaacgttttatgcttgtatacaatgtttcctaagttcactatttaatctcctatctgattgtgttcatgattgcatatgtatgccATTTGTCTCTATAAAGTAGAGTATAtagtgtgttgtagatcacagaagaccacataattggaataaccttaagagatataaactgatcacagccgagatgactctaggacgagtcgttggtttaggctgcagtatagatggaaggagtttgtcttgactacttgtctatatgGGTACAtcgtaacgtattgataggatcacagtgagatatatttttcttcttttttgaagTATAGATAATATACTTGGAACGaataaattatgattatttAAGATTTCATACATAATTTATTCTCTATCATCTATAtttgcttttattttttgatgaatttgttatattcattattaattaataaaattaattggtaTTTTAACTATTGACAATACAAATTTGATAATGTATACATTTTCGAACTTAGGTTTTTAATTGAGTaattaatgtgaattattttattttaaaaatacttccttcgtccacgaaaaaacttcATTGGAGGGAGtgatacgagttttaagaaaaaattgttgaatgtattaaaagtggagaaaatatttttaagtgtattgagatttgaaaatatattttaattagaattgaaagtgataaaaaagtgaaaaataaggatAAAGCAACACTTCTAAGACTACCCCCAACCGTGACATTTGGGGAAAGTCATGCGCATAAGACAAAACaagttgataaaaaaaattgcaaagtCATGGAAATTGCTCGACCTGGGGGATCTGTCGTCCCAAGTCACGCATCTCCCTTTTTTCTCTTTCCATGCCACATGTCAAATTTTAACTGGTGgattaaatatttggataaataaaattttataatgttttatctttataaaaaatatattaaaattatattaaaatttttcttatttttagctctataaatagagcctaatttcactatattttcacacccaaacaaaaactctctctttcttcatttCACTATATTTCTATTATGGATCCAAATTATCCCAATTATTATTTTCCAAAttctcaaaatcatcaaaactcccAAGATTATCCTAATCCTCAAGATTCTGCAAATTTTTCATCTTATCCGACTCctcctttttttttcaaatttcgaAAATCACCAAATTCTCAATTTTATGAATCTCAATTTTCTCCAAATTTACGTCAAATTTCTACCTCTCAAAGAATTTCCACATCAGAAAATATCTCTCGTAATTTGTTTATGGGTGTTCAACGCCCAAACAAAAATCAGAAAGAGGCAAAAAATGTAGCTTGGTGTGTGAAGGAAGATGTTGCCCTTATGTCATCTTGGATCTATGCTAGCGAAGATAGCGTTCGAGAAAAAGATCAAAGAGGGGAATCACTTTGGGCACGTGTTCATAAATTGTATCACAACACTCAAGCAAAAAATCCAAATGAGCTCAACGAACGAAGCATTGAATCGATGAAAGGTCGCTGGAAACGTCTTAACGAAAATGGAAACAAATGGGTTGCTACTTGCAGGGAAGCAAATGCTCGTAGAAGGAGTGGCATGAGCGACAACGATGTTGAGAAAGAAGCTCATTCCATTACGAAGCAAGTGGAAATAAGTTTCTAGACTTGGTTGTATTTAATCAAGTTATGAGTAAACATCCCAAGTAGAATGTTCATGATACCACCCATGTTTTTCGTCGTCAAAGTGAAGATGTTGATGACCAGGAAAGTGGTGGCAGTTCGAAAAGATCAAAGACTTCGGAAGATGGGGGATTTTCTATCCCTTCTAATCCAGAAACTCCAACATCTGAACTGTCAACTGCGACTCGTCCCATTGGAAGAGATAAggcaaaaaggaaagaaaaaggtAAGGTCTCACAATCTGAATCTACTCATGAATCTGTTGTTGCTGCAGAACTTCGTGCAATGAGACTCACTAGAGATGCCGAAGCTGAGTTAATAAAGACTCGAGCGCGAGAAGTTACAAAGAAACGCAatgaagatgaaagaaaaaatgtTGCTTCAATTGTTGGCGAAAGAGCACTTATCTCCAGAAGATGAAGAGATGAAACGTCAACTAACTAAAATTGTGTTTGGAGAGTGAATGTATTTTAATCATGTGCTTTCtatgtaattttagtttatGTACTTTATATTTTTGTGCTTTTAATTTGTGTGCTTTCTATTTGTCTGATTTTAGTTTTCGCAAATTGTGTTATGTActtattttatgtttaattaatgaaaaagtGTATTTCATGTAAAATTGAATAGCATTGGATCCGTTTAGCTTCCCAAAGCATTTGACCAATTCTGACAAAGCTTTAAATGCATTCACATGCACTTGTCATTTTTTCCTATTCACATGCACTTGTCATTTCTTCCAATTCACATGCACTAGTAATTTCTTCCAATTCACATGCATTTGTCATTCTGACACAACATTATTTCCAAAGACATGCGTATGTCATTTTTGCCAGCCTAGATCAATGCAACCGTATCAATTCTAATCTAGCTATCTTATCCCACTTTTCAATATTATTCTATAAATGCCAGATGAAACATATCTCAATAAAACACAAACACATCTCACTCTTTGCTCAAGTATACCTTTACCCTATTATTTTTCCATTTCTCATACAAATATGTCTGTGAATGAAAACTCTTCAGTTGATTCAGACTCAAGTTCTGATGTTTTCCATTCCAATGAACTTGATGAATGGGAAGAACGAGTTTATCAACAAAATCGTCAATTTGATAGCATCATCCAAAATATGATCATAAACAATCATAATCTGATTGTAGGAAATCAAATTCCAACAGCCAACAGGAGATATTGTGATAGGGAACGCGAGTTTGGTGCAGAGCGTTTGATCAACGACTACTTCAGTGATAGCCCAACGTATACTCCAGAAATCTTCCGGTGGAGTTTTCGCATGCAGAAATCGCTATTCATTCAAATAGTGGAAGCTGTTACTGCTAATGATGAGTTTTTTCAACAGAGACGAGATGCCACCGGCAGAGTAGGTCTTTCATCATTGCAGAAATGTACTGGAGCCATGAGGGTATTGGCTTATGGGACATCTTCCGATGTTGTCGATGAGTATCTACGAATAAGTTCATCTTCCACAAGAGATGATTTAGTCCATTTTGTGAAAGGTGTTATTTCTTGCTTCGGTGGTACGTATCTCAGAAGGCATAATGAACAAGATTTGGCAAGGCAGCTCTATGTTGGAGAACAACATGGTTTCCCAGGCATGATTGGCAGtattgattgcatgcattgggagTGAACAAATTGTCCTAATGCATGTGCCGGCCAATATATTGGGAAAAGTGGAAAACCAACGATCATTTTGGAAGCTGTTGCTTCATACGACTTGTGGATATGGCATGTGTTCTTTGGAACACCAGGTTCGTGCAATGATATTAATGTACTCCATCGATCTCATGTTTTTAATGACGTCTTAGAAGGTCGAGCACTAAAGGTTAATTACGTAGTGAATGGTCGTCATTATGATAGGGCATATTATTTAACTGATGGTATATACCCTTCAGGGGCTGTATTTGTTCGCTCAACGCCAAGAGTCTGTCCGAAAAGATGTTGAGCGAGCATTTGGAGTTCTACAAGCTCGATTTGCATTTCTACTACGCCCATGTCTTGTTTGGAACAAAGTTTTGATGGGAAAAATTATGATGTCTTGTATCATCATGCATAATATGATAGTCGAGGATGAACGAAATACCTACCAAAATTATTATGATCCAACAAAATGTTTTATGGATACACCTACAAGAGTACAAACAGAAGATGACGAACATTTTCATTATTCTACTGAACGTATTGCGAGCTTGTCTACTTATATGACTAATAGAGATCAACTTCGCAATAGAGAAGCTCATAGGACTCTTCAAGGTGATTTGATTGAGcacatattgaaaaaaattggCACTGacaattaaatatgtaatttgtatttttaaatttcacgtattatactttgatatatttaatttcagttgtgtgtttaattcttgtaatcttcctttgtgattgagttaaatatcaattataatatatgacaacttttaattataatacaattatattttttttaaaaaaatatttattttatttattaaatataataaataaatgtttaattttaatttatactccctccgtccactaattcaaggcctacatgaaaaaacacgggttttaagaaaaaatgtatttttattagttgagtggagaaagggacccacaaaatatattgtttattgattgagtggagaaagggacccacaaagtgtattatttattagttgagtggagaaaaagtgtattgattattgggacccaccaattaaaatatgaataaaaacttactaaaaatagataggccttgagttggtggacggaccaaaaaaggaaagtaggtCTTGAGTTAGTGGACGGGGggagttttttattttagatattaagataattttaaaataaagtgaaaagaaaaaatatgtaggTTGTGTTGGTGTCACCATTGGTAGTAAAAATTATGTTAGGTTGTGGGTTGTGTAggtggatgagagagaaatgaatattttattaaaaagtggaGTAAGGTTAGGTTAGGTGAGTGTCACGACTATGGGTAGTCTAAATATCTCTTTacccttatttttcactttttcatcacttTCATATTTACTTATAATATGTAAATATGGGTAGTCTAAAGGTTATTGTAAtatgaagtttttttgtggatatcACAAAAAATAGgtaagaagtttttttttttttttttttttttgtggatatcCAATAAAAAAAGtatgaagttcttttgtggataAAAGGAGCAATTAATTCATATTAGCTTATATTGTAAGaatgtttataatttatatttattcatttaaaataTCGTGCAATACATCGCACCGGTATTATTGAATTAACAATAAACATTGGGCATGTTTGTTTGGCACGGATTCTGGCCTGGGAAAGTAATctgattccaaaatattaaattcctgtgtttagttaaatttttatgagtcaaggaaagtaataagaatcctgaaaacaaggaaagtagtgcaactttccaggattcttattccctagcttttcttaggtattctttttcctcattattaggattcttatttatttgtattattttataataaaatgtaaattatgatttttatttagttggaatttaatgtttctattattattattattattattattattattattattattattattattattattattattattattattatttaattagttcataatttattttaagcaaattataatgtaattctcgtaactatgtatcaactttatattattattattattattattattattatttaattaattcataatttattttaagtaaattataatgtaattctcgtaactatgtatcaactttatattattattattattattattattattattattattattattattattattattattattattatttaattagttcataatttattttaagcaaattataatgtaattctcgtaactatgtatcaactttatattattattattattattattattattattattattattattattattattattattattattattattattattattattatcatcatcatcatttaattgattaattagttcataatttattttaagcaaataataatttaattctcataactatgaatcaaattaataataataataataataataataatattttaagcaaattattattattattattattattattattattattattattattattattatgtaagaaaatttgaatttaattttagaattataaatcatataattaaccttaataatgtactttgttgttactaaaaaaattatagagaaatttattataaagattaaattacaatttatttcttatatatattgattaattatatttatttaatgatacaaatccagaatactaataaatatttttggtatttcCAAACACTGGAAAATGAATCTATTAGGATTCATTTTCACGGAATCATTTTCctgggaataacaatctcaattcaCATTACTTTCCTGGCAAACAAACATGCCCATAGGGATAGATTATATGGGTCGGCTGATCAGGCTTGGCCCAAGCCCATAGATGTAGTTGATCGTGCCTGTGCTAggcttttaaaatttaatttggccCATGATTGCATGAGCACTGCGCCTAGGCCCTGGCACCAGCCTAGGCTGGGCCTTCACTGGTGGATCGAAATAGGCTTGTCTGTAAGTTCTAATGAGTTTGGTGGACTTCAAGAAGGTGGTCTttgtatagatttttttttt contains:
- the LOC130990596 gene encoding uncharacterized protein LOC130990596, which produces MGVQRPNKNQKEAKNVAWCVKEDVALMSSWIYASEDSVREKDQRGESLWARVHKLYHNTQAKNPNELNERSIESMKGRWKRLNENGNKWVATCREANARRRSGMSDNDVEKEAHSITKQVEINVDDQESGGSSKRSKTSEDGGFSIPSNPETPTSELSTATRPIGRDKAKRKEKGKVSQSESTHESVVAAELRAMRLTRDAEAELIKTRAREVTKKRNEDERKNVASIVGERALISRR
- the LOC130990597 gene encoding uncharacterized protein LOC130990597, whose amino-acid sequence is MSVNENSSVDSDSSSDVFHSNELDEWEERVYQQNRQFDSIIQNMIINNHNLIVGNQIPTANRRYCDREREFGAERLINDYFSDSPTYTPEIFRWSFRMQKSLFIQIVEAVTANDEFFQQRRDATGRVGLSSLQKCTGAMRVLAYGTSSDVVDEYLRISSSSTRDDLVHFVKGVISCFGGTYLRRHNEQDLARQLYVGEQHGFPGMIGSIDCMHWE